From Triticum aestivum cultivar Chinese Spring chromosome 4A, IWGSC CS RefSeq v2.1, whole genome shotgun sequence, a single genomic window includes:
- the LOC123086251 gene encoding uncharacterized protein isoform X1, with protein MDEKPYDGEVLTRRVEELQRERDELRKDIEQLCMQQAGPGYVSVATRMLSQRTTALEQDIEILQKKLSGCLRENQNLQEELAEAYRVKSQLADLYGAELSKTKELEQQVRFFQSSVAQAFAERDGSLLECEKAKEREEAGLKMCATFEERTREYQTAMEDQKRLNDDLQMELTELKAHTESSLNVIKKLYEVRSRECECPSNITFEEKCSILLDDSADSWSFNLDGETSTSKYIASLEQENESLKAKISKLQSNLRMSFEIEHHLQRNARTLEKKQALSDDLMRNGLSALQKVYTYQRAEIMKILEEELLLLSTAVNEIQDKLTQICINAEIMGNPVGKMQCCDSSCKDVHVTMDIGPETIPKGDVPTRYSTTFDDSKALAQTLQEKMEALMLFSQEQERYLLEKQKNQAIIEDLEKNLSQVKDEKVKVLMELAKLKEAYLLKCSSTANDGHGIVDTPKITSGHDQQGMLKTILNRTSLRQWIKKENNTGHESSGGNDQTVCRGCSVDLSRMKVENATLLESVATMERLTSLVHRLHRVLMKVYDDVKSGCSSESSYEALSSLITEANLMRTALGVVLPVSWSGDSSGGITSDSPKSSKSEKVDPLGSASMEMLELLILAADILRESFMLKK; from the exons ATGGATGAGAAGCCATACGATGGTGAAGTATTAACTCGTCGAGTTGAAGAACTCCAGCGGG AACGTGATGAACTGAGAAAAGATATCGAGCAATTATGTATGCAACAAGCTGGGCCTGGTTATGTTTCTGTTGCAACTCGAATGCTTTCTCAGAG GACAACAGCTCTGGAGCAGGATATTGAGATCCTTCAGAAGAAGTTAAGTGGATGCTTAAGAGAGAATCAAAATTTGCAAGAGGAGCTTGCTGAGGCTTATCGAGTTAAG AGCCAGCTTGCTGATTTATATGGTGCTGAGCTATCAAAG ACCAAGGAGCTAGAGCAGCAAGTGAGGTTTTTCCAGAGCAGCGTTGCTCAAGCATTTGCTGAACGAGATGGTTCATTGTTGGAG TGTGAGAAAGCAAAGGAGCGAGAAGAAGCAGGGTTAAAAATGTGCGCTACCTTTGAGGAAAG GACGAGAGAATATCAAACTGCAATGGAAGATCAGAAACGTTTGAACGATGACCTGCAAATGGAGTTGACAGAACTAAAAGCGCATACAGAATCTTCCTTGAAT GttattaaaaaattatacgaagttCGTTCCAGAGAATGTGAATGCCCTTCAAACATTACTTTTGAAGAGAAATGTTCAATTCTTCTAGATGATTCTGCTGACAGTTGGAGTTTCAACCTGGATGGCGAAACCTCAACTTCGAAGTACATT GCATCTCTAGAACAGGAGAATGAGTCGCTTAAAGCTAAAATATCTAAGCTGCAAAGCAATCTAAGAATG AGTTTCGAAATTGAACATCACTTGCAAAGAAATGCACGAACACTGGAAAAGAAACAG GCACTCAGTGATGATCTTATGAGAAATGGTCTGTCTGCTCTTCAAAAAGTCTATACATATCAAAGGGCTGAAATTATGAAAATATTGGAAGAAGAATTACTTCTGTTAAGCACGGCTGTTAATGAGATTCAAGACAAGTTAACTCAAATTTGCATCAATGCTGAGATCATGGGTAACCCTGTTGGGAAGATGCAATGCTGTGACAGTAGTTGTAAAGACGTGCATGTTACTATGGATATTGGCCCTGAAACCATCCCCAAG GGTGATGTTCCTACACGTTATTCTACAACTTTTGATGATTCAAAAGCGCTTGCTCAAACTTTGCAGGAGAAG ATGGAGGCGCTTATGCTTTTCTCACAGGAACAAGAAAGATACCTGTTGGAAAAACAGAAGAACCAAGCTATTATAGAGGACCTTGAGAAGAACTTATCTCAA GTTAAAGATGAAAAAGTGAAGGTCTTGATGGAGTTAGCAAAACTGAAAGAAGCTTATCTCCTGAAATG CAGCTCTACTGCAAATGATGGTCATGGTATTGTTGATACTCCAAAAATCACTTCTGGGCATGACCAACAAGGGATGCTGAAGACTATTCTTAACAGAACATCTCTAAGACAATggataaaaaaggaaaataatactGGGCATGAGAGCTCTGGTGGAAATGACCAGACAGTTTGTAGAGGGTGCTCAGTAGATCTATCAAG GATGAAAGTTGAAAATGCTACCCTTTTGGAAAGTGTTGCTACTATGGAACGTCTCACTTCTTTGGTTCATAGGCTGCACAGAGTGCTTATGAAG GTATATGATGATGTCAAATCCGGGTGTTCTTCGGAGAGTAGTTATGAAGCACTGAGCAGTCTTATAACAGAAGCAAACCTTATGAGAACGGCTCTGGGCGTCGTTCTCCCAGTAAGCTGGTCAGGGGATTCATCAGGTGGTATCACTTCAGACTCGCCTAAATCATCAAAATCCGAAAAGGTGGATCCCCTTGGTTCCGCTAGCATGGAGATGTTGGAGCTACTTATATTGGCCGCGGATATCCTCAGAGAGAGCTTCATGTTGAAGAAATGA
- the LOC123086251 gene encoding uncharacterized protein isoform X2, producing the protein MDEKPYDGEVLTRRVEELQRERDELRKDIEQLCMQQAGPGYVSVATRMLSQRTTALEQDIEILQKKLSGCLRENQNLQEELAEAYRVKSQLADLYGAELSKTKELEQQVRFFQSSVAQAFAERDGSLLECEKAKEREEAGLKMCATFEERTREYQTAMEDQKRLNDDLQMELTELKAHTESSLNVIKKLYEVRSRECECPSNITFEEKCSILLDDSADSWSFNLDGETSTSKYIASLEQENESLKAKISKLQSNLRMSFEIEHHLQRNARTLEKKQALSDDLMRNGLSALQKVYTYQRAEIMKILEEELLLLSTAVNEIQDKLTQICINAEIMGNPVGKMQCCDSSCKDVHVTMDIGPETIPKGDVPTRYSTTFDDSKALAQTLQEKMEALMLFSQEQERYLLEKQKNQAIIEDLEKNLSQVKDEKVKVLMELAKLKEAYLLKCSTANDGHGIVDTPKITSGHDQQGMLKTILNRTSLRQWIKKENNTGHESSGGNDQTVCRGCSVDLSRMKVENATLLESVATMERLTSLVHRLHRVLMKVYDDVKSGCSSESSYEALSSLITEANLMRTALGVVLPVSWSGDSSGGITSDSPKSSKSEKVDPLGSASMEMLELLILAADILRESFMLKK; encoded by the exons ATGGATGAGAAGCCATACGATGGTGAAGTATTAACTCGTCGAGTTGAAGAACTCCAGCGGG AACGTGATGAACTGAGAAAAGATATCGAGCAATTATGTATGCAACAAGCTGGGCCTGGTTATGTTTCTGTTGCAACTCGAATGCTTTCTCAGAG GACAACAGCTCTGGAGCAGGATATTGAGATCCTTCAGAAGAAGTTAAGTGGATGCTTAAGAGAGAATCAAAATTTGCAAGAGGAGCTTGCTGAGGCTTATCGAGTTAAG AGCCAGCTTGCTGATTTATATGGTGCTGAGCTATCAAAG ACCAAGGAGCTAGAGCAGCAAGTGAGGTTTTTCCAGAGCAGCGTTGCTCAAGCATTTGCTGAACGAGATGGTTCATTGTTGGAG TGTGAGAAAGCAAAGGAGCGAGAAGAAGCAGGGTTAAAAATGTGCGCTACCTTTGAGGAAAG GACGAGAGAATATCAAACTGCAATGGAAGATCAGAAACGTTTGAACGATGACCTGCAAATGGAGTTGACAGAACTAAAAGCGCATACAGAATCTTCCTTGAAT GttattaaaaaattatacgaagttCGTTCCAGAGAATGTGAATGCCCTTCAAACATTACTTTTGAAGAGAAATGTTCAATTCTTCTAGATGATTCTGCTGACAGTTGGAGTTTCAACCTGGATGGCGAAACCTCAACTTCGAAGTACATT GCATCTCTAGAACAGGAGAATGAGTCGCTTAAAGCTAAAATATCTAAGCTGCAAAGCAATCTAAGAATG AGTTTCGAAATTGAACATCACTTGCAAAGAAATGCACGAACACTGGAAAAGAAACAG GCACTCAGTGATGATCTTATGAGAAATGGTCTGTCTGCTCTTCAAAAAGTCTATACATATCAAAGGGCTGAAATTATGAAAATATTGGAAGAAGAATTACTTCTGTTAAGCACGGCTGTTAATGAGATTCAAGACAAGTTAACTCAAATTTGCATCAATGCTGAGATCATGGGTAACCCTGTTGGGAAGATGCAATGCTGTGACAGTAGTTGTAAAGACGTGCATGTTACTATGGATATTGGCCCTGAAACCATCCCCAAG GGTGATGTTCCTACACGTTATTCTACAACTTTTGATGATTCAAAAGCGCTTGCTCAAACTTTGCAGGAGAAG ATGGAGGCGCTTATGCTTTTCTCACAGGAACAAGAAAGATACCTGTTGGAAAAACAGAAGAACCAAGCTATTATAGAGGACCTTGAGAAGAACTTATCTCAA GTTAAAGATGAAAAAGTGAAGGTCTTGATGGAGTTAGCAAAACTGAAAGAAGCTTATCTCCTGAAATG CTCTACTGCAAATGATGGTCATGGTATTGTTGATACTCCAAAAATCACTTCTGGGCATGACCAACAAGGGATGCTGAAGACTATTCTTAACAGAACATCTCTAAGACAATggataaaaaaggaaaataatactGGGCATGAGAGCTCTGGTGGAAATGACCAGACAGTTTGTAGAGGGTGCTCAGTAGATCTATCAAG GATGAAAGTTGAAAATGCTACCCTTTTGGAAAGTGTTGCTACTATGGAACGTCTCACTTCTTTGGTTCATAGGCTGCACAGAGTGCTTATGAAG GTATATGATGATGTCAAATCCGGGTGTTCTTCGGAGAGTAGTTATGAAGCACTGAGCAGTCTTATAACAGAAGCAAACCTTATGAGAACGGCTCTGGGCGTCGTTCTCCCAGTAAGCTGGTCAGGGGATTCATCAGGTGGTATCACTTCAGACTCGCCTAAATCATCAAAATCCGAAAAGGTGGATCCCCTTGGTTCCGCTAGCATGGAGATGTTGGAGCTACTTATATTGGCCGCGGATATCCTCAGAGAGAGCTTCATGTTGAAGAAATGA